From a single Trachemys scripta elegans isolate TJP31775 chromosome 17, CAS_Tse_1.0, whole genome shotgun sequence genomic region:
- the LOC117867189 gene encoding ficolin-2-like — protein MAGSKAVFQKQVDGLVDFFHDWNSYKRGFGSRLSEFWLGNDNIHLLTSIGTQELRIDLRDFEDNRVFAKYKSFKILGETEKYKLVLGDFLGGTAGDSLSVHKGMAFSTKDGDNDQSTDNCATDCLGAWWYNGCHHSNLNGFYWRERQEKHATGINWLAGKGHGYSYKFSEMKFRPV, from the exons ATGGCTGGCAGCAAGGCT GTTTTCCAGAAACAGGTGGATGGTTTGGTGGATTTTTTCCATGATTGGAATTCGTACAAGAGAGGTTTTGGCAGTCGGCTGTCAGAATTCTGGCTGGGGAACGACAATATCCACCTGCTGACGTCAATTG GAACCCAGGAACTGCGCATTGATCTCAGGGATTTTGAAGACAACCGTGTATTTGCCAAGTACAAGTCATTCAAAATATTAGGGGAGACTGAGAAATACAAGCTGGTCCTTGGAGACTTTCTTGGTGGGACTGCAG GGGATTCTCTATCGGTTCACAAGGGCATGGCCTTTTCAACCAAGGACGGTGACAATGATCAGAGCACAGACAACTGTGCTACAGACTGCCTGGGGGCCTGGTGGTACAATGGATGTCATCACTCCAACCTGAATGGATTTTATTGGCGGGAGAGACAAGAGAAGCATGCTACTGGCATAAACTGGTTGGCAGGAAAAGGTCATGGCTATTCCTATAAGTTCTCTGAAATGAAATTTAGGCCGGTTTAG